One stretch of Priestia megaterium DNA includes these proteins:
- the menB gene encoding 1,4-dihydroxy-2-naphthoyl-CoA synthase: MTVEWTSVRQYEDILYETYNGIAKITINRPEVHNAFRPKTVMELIDAFAYARDDASIGVIVLAGAGDKAFCSGGDQKVRGHGGYVGEDEIPRLNVLDLQRLIRVIPKPVVAMVSGYAIGGGHVLHIVCDLTIAADNAVFGQTGPKVGSFDAGYGSGYLARIVGHKKAREIWFLCRQYNAQEALDMGLVNTVVPLEQLEAETIQWCEEMLEKSPTALRFLKAAFNADTDGLAGIQQFAGDATLLYYTTDEAKEGRDAFKEKRNPDFQQFPRFP, translated from the coding sequence ATGACAGTTGAATGGACATCAGTACGTCAGTATGAAGACATTTTATACGAAACATATAACGGAATCGCTAAAATTACGATTAACCGTCCGGAAGTGCACAATGCATTCCGTCCAAAAACAGTAATGGAATTGATCGATGCATTTGCTTATGCTCGTGACGATGCAAGCATTGGAGTAATTGTATTAGCAGGTGCTGGAGATAAGGCATTTTGTTCAGGCGGAGACCAAAAAGTTCGTGGCCACGGCGGCTATGTAGGAGAAGACGAAATTCCACGTCTAAACGTTCTAGATTTACAGCGTTTAATTCGCGTAATTCCAAAGCCGGTTGTTGCGATGGTATCAGGCTATGCAATTGGTGGAGGTCACGTTCTTCACATTGTATGTGACTTAACAATTGCAGCGGATAACGCAGTCTTTGGACAAACAGGTCCTAAGGTTGGAAGCTTCGATGCAGGATATGGCTCTGGTTACTTAGCTCGCATCGTAGGTCATAAGAAAGCGCGTGAGATCTGGTTCTTATGCCGTCAGTACAATGCTCAAGAAGCACTAGACATGGGATTAGTAAACACGGTCGTTCCATTAGAGCAGCTTGAAGCTGAAACAATTCAATGGTGTGAAGAGATGCTAGAAAAAAGTCCAACGGCTCTTCGTTTCTTAAAAGCAGCATTTAATGCTGATACGGATGGCTTAGCTGGTATCCAGCAATTTGCTGGTGACGCAACGCTTCTTTATTACACAACGGACGAGGCAAAAGAAGGTCGCGATGCATTTAAGGAAAAACGCAATCCAGACTTCCAACAGTTCCCACGTTTCCCTTAA
- a CDS encoding ribonucleotide-diphosphate reductase subunit beta, translating into MTSMLKRELMNETAPNRSTGIINGKSSNILNWDDVRFSWAFPKYKRMLANFWTPFEINMGQDIKQFPQLTADEQESFLKIIGLLALLDSIQSDYASKVADYVTDSSINALMIILAQQEVVHNHSYSYVLSSLVPKGKQDEVFEYWRTDEKLRARNDFITNGYKAFSEEATVENFLKSMVYDVILEGLFFYSGFAFFYNLARNQKMVATSTMINYINRDEQLHVGLFEKIFKEVLNENPAYRTEELETFVVETFQEAARLEIEWAESVIGEKFDGITMKELQQYIEYMANKRCNQLGFGRAAFPQAPIENPLRWIIAYQEVDLGKTDFFEQKSRQYTKASDANGFDDL; encoded by the coding sequence ATGACAAGCATGTTAAAACGAGAATTAATGAACGAAACAGCTCCGAACCGTTCGACAGGAATCATTAACGGCAAGAGCTCAAATATTCTAAATTGGGATGACGTCCGATTTTCATGGGCGTTCCCTAAATACAAGCGTATGCTAGCTAACTTCTGGACGCCGTTTGAAATTAATATGGGTCAAGATATTAAGCAGTTCCCTCAGTTAACGGCTGACGAACAAGAGAGCTTTTTAAAAATTATTGGCTTGCTGGCGCTACTGGACAGTATTCAATCAGATTATGCTAGCAAAGTAGCTGACTATGTAACCGATTCTTCGATTAATGCTCTAATGATTATTTTAGCGCAGCAAGAAGTGGTTCATAATCATTCGTATTCATATGTTTTATCAAGTCTTGTACCAAAAGGAAAACAAGATGAAGTATTTGAATACTGGCGTACAGACGAAAAGCTCCGCGCTCGAAATGACTTTATTACAAACGGATATAAAGCATTTAGCGAAGAAGCAACGGTTGAAAACTTTTTGAAGTCTATGGTATATGATGTTATTTTAGAAGGCCTTTTCTTCTATAGCGGATTCGCGTTCTTCTATAATCTTGCGAGAAATCAAAAGATGGTGGCGACATCTACGATGATTAACTATATCAATCGTGATGAACAGCTTCACGTTGGGTTATTTGAAAAGATTTTCAAGGAAGTACTAAATGAAAATCCAGCTTATCGTACGGAAGAGCTAGAAACGTTTGTAGTTGAAACATTCCAAGAGGCAGCTCGTCTTGAAATTGAATGGGCGGAATCTGTTATCGGAGAAAAATTCGACGGCATCACGATGAAAGAACTGCAGCAGTATATTGAATACATGGCTAATAAACGCTGTAATCAGTTAGGCTTCGGTCGAGCTGCTTTCCCACAAGCACCGATTGAAAATCCTCTTCGTTGGATTATTGCTTATCAAGAGGTAGATTTAGGAAAAACGGATTTCTTTGAACAGAAATCACGACAATATACAAAAGCATCAGATGCGAATGGATTTGATGATCTATAA
- a CDS encoding o-succinylbenzoate--CoA ligase, which produces MSSQTIPNGLMQRAYLTPNRVAVETTQTSLTFQELHKRVQKVAQQLSFNGVKQGDTTALCMKNSVEFIEILHAVSYIGARVLLVNTRLTNEEIDYQLTDANVSLLITDETFLIREFQSSITQLTLSALKSSSEAETDFQKTWNLEETFTIMYTSGTTGNPKGVLQTYGNHWWSSVGSALNLGLNEKDCWLIAVPLFHISGLSILMRSVFYGMKIILEERFEARAVNEAIENKGVTIISVVTSMLSNMLDELGERKYPHTFRCMLLGGGPAPLTILEACVNKEIPVYQTYGMTETSSQCVTLSPEDSLRKLGSAGKPLFPCAMKIVDEKGNETSEAGEIIVKGPNVTKGYLNKPEATEKALQQGWFYTGDIGKVDEEGFLYVLDRRSDLIISGGENVYPAEIENVLLKHPAVKEAGVTGVADEKWGQVPAACIVTNEDVSDEELSLHIQQFLAKYKLPKYFVRVEELPRTASNKIIRRKLSSFIQKGN; this is translated from the coding sequence ATGAGTAGCCAAACGATTCCTAATGGGCTTATGCAAAGAGCATATTTGACGCCAAATCGAGTAGCGGTAGAAACAACGCAAACGTCCCTTACGTTTCAAGAGCTTCATAAGCGTGTTCAAAAAGTAGCACAGCAGCTTTCATTTAATGGTGTAAAACAAGGTGATACCACTGCTTTATGTATGAAAAATAGCGTAGAGTTTATTGAGATTTTACATGCGGTTTCTTATATTGGCGCTCGAGTGCTGCTCGTCAATACGCGTTTGACAAATGAAGAAATCGATTATCAGCTAACAGATGCAAACGTTTCGTTGCTTATTACAGATGAAACATTTTTAATAAGAGAATTCCAAAGTTCCATCACTCAGCTTACTTTATCTGCTTTAAAAAGTTCTTCAGAAGCAGAAACGGATTTTCAGAAAACGTGGAATCTCGAGGAGACGTTCACCATTATGTATACCTCTGGAACAACAGGTAATCCAAAAGGAGTGCTGCAGACATATGGGAATCACTGGTGGAGTTCCGTTGGTTCAGCGCTTAATTTAGGATTAAATGAAAAAGACTGCTGGCTTATAGCGGTTCCTTTGTTTCATATTAGCGGCTTATCTATTTTAATGCGGAGCGTCTTTTACGGAATGAAAATCATTTTAGAAGAACGATTTGAAGCAAGAGCAGTGAATGAAGCGATTGAAAACAAAGGGGTAACGATTATTTCGGTTGTCACTTCCATGCTATCCAATATGCTTGATGAGTTAGGGGAACGGAAATATCCGCATACGTTTCGCTGTATGCTTTTAGGAGGAGGACCTGCACCGCTTACTATTTTAGAGGCTTGTGTGAATAAAGAAATTCCTGTTTATCAAACGTATGGAATGACAGAAACATCTTCACAGTGCGTTACGCTTTCACCTGAAGACAGTTTGCGAAAACTGGGATCAGCAGGTAAACCATTATTTCCATGTGCAATGAAAATTGTAGATGAAAAAGGAAATGAAACAAGCGAAGCAGGAGAAATCATTGTTAAAGGTCCAAATGTTACAAAAGGATATTTAAATAAACCTGAAGCTACTGAAAAAGCCCTTCAACAAGGCTGGTTCTATACAGGAGATATCGGGAAAGTGGATGAAGAAGGCTTCCTATATGTATTAGACAGACGTTCGGACCTCATTATTTCTGGTGGAGAAAATGTATATCCAGCTGAAATTGAAAATGTTTTATTGAAGCACCCTGCTGTTAAAGAGGCTGGTGTAACGGGAGTAGCCGATGAAAAATGGGGACAAGTTCCGGCAGCATGCATCGTTACAAACGAAGACGTTTCAGATGAAGAGTTATCTTTACACATTCAACAATTTTTAGCGAAGTACAAACTTCCAAAGTATTTCGTTCGAGTAGAGGAACTGCCACGAACGGCTTCTAATAAAATCATACGCCGGAAACTATCATCTTTCATACAGAAAGGGAATTAA
- a CDS encoding DUF2325 domain-containing protein: MSSVMVVGGDRLKHITDRLAGEGFNEVIHLDGRKSNMVKREIPEHIGFVLVITDFINHNMAKVIKEKAKKQKKPIYFVKHSWSAIRKVIEQIS; encoded by the coding sequence ATGTCATCAGTTATGGTTGTAGGAGGAGACAGGTTAAAGCATATTACAGATCGTTTAGCGGGAGAAGGATTTAATGAAGTAATTCATTTAGATGGCCGTAAAAGCAATATGGTGAAGCGAGAAATCCCCGAACATATTGGGTTTGTATTAGTTATTACGGATTTTATTAATCACAATATGGCAAAAGTCATTAAAGAGAAAGCAAAAAAACAAAAAAAACCGATTTATTTCGTCAAACATTCATGGAGTGCTATTCGTAAAGTGATTGAGCAAATTTCATGA
- the menH gene encoding 2-succinyl-6-hydroxy-2,4-cyclohexadiene-1-carboxylate synthase — MMYQLNGVSYYVHTEGKGEPLLLLHGFTGSSQTWRTFMKKFVKDYQVIAVDMIGHGQSAAPKEIKPYSMESVVEALHELLRQLSLSQVNVIGYSMGGRLALSFAQRYPHLVKKLVLESASPGLKTREEQKLRKEKDEQLASRIMKNGIEEFVNFWEEIPLFDSQKQLPSHVQEAVRKERLSHTEIGLSNSLKGMGTGVQPSLWEKLDDLLMPVLLITGEVDQKFCLISKEMQTLMPNATAKIILGTGHAIHVEQPEIFGRIVSEFLATT, encoded by the coding sequence ATGATGTATCAATTAAATGGTGTATCTTACTATGTGCACACCGAGGGAAAAGGAGAGCCGTTGCTTCTGCTTCACGGCTTTACCGGTTCTTCTCAAACCTGGCGTACCTTTATGAAGAAATTCGTTAAAGACTATCAAGTGATTGCTGTTGATATGATTGGCCATGGCCAATCAGCAGCTCCGAAAGAAATCAAACCATATTCAATGGAATCAGTTGTTGAAGCACTGCATGAGCTGCTTCGACAGCTATCTCTTTCACAGGTGAATGTAATTGGATATTCAATGGGAGGAAGGCTTGCTCTTTCATTTGCTCAGCGATACCCACACCTTGTGAAAAAGTTGGTATTAGAAAGCGCATCGCCTGGTTTAAAAACACGAGAAGAACAAAAGCTAAGAAAAGAAAAAGATGAGCAGCTGGCGAGCCGCATTATGAAAAATGGCATTGAAGAATTTGTGAACTTTTGGGAGGAAATCCCTCTTTTTGATTCTCAAAAGCAATTGCCTAGCCATGTTCAAGAAGCGGTGCGTAAAGAAAGGCTTTCTCATACAGAAATCGGCCTTTCCAACAGTTTGAAAGGAATGGGAACGGGTGTCCAGCCGTCCCTTTGGGAGAAGCTAGACGATCTGTTGATGCCGGTTTTGCTTATTACTGGAGAAGTAGATCAAAAGTTTTGTTTAATTTCCAAAGAAATGCAAACATTAATGCCAAATGCTACTGCTAAAATTATTTTAGGGACAGGTCATGCAATTCACGTGGAACAACCTGAGATTTTTGGTAGAATAGTAAGTGAGTTCTTAGCTACTACATAA
- a CDS encoding DUF1540 domain-containing protein has translation MEQNILCEVNNCHFWKNGNHCSAEEIYVVSHSGKHAASSYETDCKTFKPTEA, from the coding sequence TTGGAACAAAACATTCTTTGTGAAGTAAATAACTGTCACTTTTGGAAAAATGGAAATCACTGCAGCGCAGAAGAAATTTACGTGGTAAGTCATAGCGGAAAACATGCAGCAAGCAGTTATGAAACAGACTGTAAAACGTTCAAGCCAACTGAAGCGTAA
- a CDS encoding ribonucleoside-diphosphate reductase subunit alpha, with protein sequence MVNTLKPTILHELTAYIERLKKEFTQLDFSLYEEKVIQTVTVKENMTDAKVANVLILAALERISMEEPDWTYVAADVYLNELYRKAADNRGYDKKEKYGSFYQLIQELTKIGIYNKQLLKTYTEEEINEIASVIIPERDRLFTYIGLLTLADRYLATSHDKRVYELPQERFLIIAMTLMSQEKKENRTALVKEAYWALSSLYMTVATPTLSNAGKSYGQLSSCFIDTIDDSLRGIYDSNTDLATLSKNGGGIGVYLGHIRSRGSDIKGFKGVSSGTIPWMKQLNNTAVSVDQLGQRQGAIAVYLDVWHKDIFSFLDARLNNGDERQRTHDLFTGVCLPDLFMEKVEAREDWHLFDPHEVRTLMGYSLEDFYDEEEGSGSFRTRYAECVNNEQLSRETVPAIEIFKRIMLSQLETGTPYMFYRDTVNRANQNRHEGMIYCSNLCTEITQNQSTTVVTEEITEDGKIIITKNPGDFVVCNLSSINLARAVTEDVLERLIPIQVRMLDNVIELNDLPVLQAKLTNQKYRAVGLGTFGWNHLLALKKIAWETDEAVVYCDELYEQIAYLTVQASMNLAKEKGAYPLFKGSDFESGAYFETRKYTSEAWSELRNEVQSNGIRNGYLMAVAPNSSTSIIAGSTASIDPIFRKFYSEEKKNYKIPVTAPDLSPATNWYYKSVYLIDQHWSIKQNAKRQRHIDQSISFNLYVQNDIRAKELLDLHMTAWKEKLKTTYYVRSTSSEVIEECESCHS encoded by the coding sequence ATGGTGAATACATTAAAACCTACAATTCTACATGAATTAACTGCATATATTGAACGTTTAAAAAAAGAATTTACGCAGCTTGATTTTTCTTTGTATGAGGAAAAGGTTATTCAAACTGTTACAGTAAAGGAAAATATGACGGACGCAAAGGTTGCAAACGTACTAATTTTGGCAGCCCTAGAGCGTATTTCAATGGAGGAACCAGATTGGACGTACGTAGCGGCAGACGTCTACTTAAACGAACTATATCGAAAAGCAGCGGACAACCGAGGTTATGATAAAAAAGAAAAGTACGGTTCGTTTTATCAGCTTATTCAAGAACTAACAAAAATCGGCATTTATAATAAACAACTATTAAAAACATATACAGAAGAAGAAATTAATGAAATTGCTTCAGTCATTATTCCTGAACGCGATCGTTTATTTACATACATTGGATTGCTGACATTAGCAGATCGCTATTTAGCGACATCGCATGATAAGCGCGTATACGAACTACCGCAAGAACGTTTTCTTATCATTGCTATGACGCTGATGTCTCAAGAAAAGAAAGAAAATCGAACAGCATTAGTAAAAGAAGCGTACTGGGCGCTTTCTAGTCTATATATGACGGTTGCCACACCAACACTTTCGAACGCAGGAAAGAGCTACGGACAGCTATCTAGCTGCTTTATTGATACGATTGATGACAGCTTACGCGGTATTTATGATAGCAATACAGATTTGGCCACGCTTAGTAAAAATGGAGGCGGAATTGGTGTCTACCTCGGTCATATTAGAAGCCGAGGAAGTGATATAAAAGGTTTTAAAGGCGTATCATCAGGAACAATTCCATGGATGAAACAGCTAAATAATACGGCTGTAAGTGTCGATCAGCTAGGTCAACGACAAGGAGCTATTGCCGTATATTTAGACGTATGGCATAAAGACATCTTTTCATTCTTAGACGCGCGTTTGAACAATGGTGACGAACGCCAGCGCACGCATGATTTATTCACTGGCGTATGTCTGCCAGATTTGTTTATGGAAAAAGTAGAAGCACGTGAAGACTGGCACTTATTCGATCCTCACGAAGTTCGTACGCTGATGGGCTACTCGTTAGAAGATTTTTATGATGAAGAAGAAGGCAGCGGTTCGTTCCGCACTCGTTACGCTGAGTGTGTAAATAATGAACAGCTTTCAAGAGAAACAGTACCTGCTATTGAAATCTTCAAGCGCATTATGCTTTCGCAGCTTGAAACCGGAACGCCTTATATGTTCTATCGTGATACGGTTAACCGAGCTAATCAAAACCGCCACGAGGGCATGATCTACTGCAGCAACTTATGTACAGAAATCACGCAAAACCAAAGCACAACGGTAGTAACAGAGGAAATTACGGAAGACGGAAAAATTATTATTACAAAGAATCCGGGCGATTTTGTTGTATGTAATCTTTCTTCTATCAACTTAGCGAGAGCCGTAACTGAAGATGTGCTTGAACGTTTAATTCCAATTCAAGTACGCATGCTTGATAACGTTATTGAGTTAAATGATTTGCCAGTACTTCAAGCAAAACTAACAAACCAAAAGTACCGCGCAGTAGGGCTTGGCACATTTGGTTGGAACCATTTGCTTGCCTTAAAGAAAATAGCATGGGAAACAGATGAAGCGGTAGTCTATTGCGATGAATTGTATGAGCAAATTGCTTACTTAACCGTGCAGGCAAGCATGAACTTAGCTAAAGAAAAAGGCGCATATCCATTATTTAAAGGCTCAGATTTTGAGTCAGGCGCTTATTTTGAAACACGTAAATACACAAGCGAAGCGTGGAGTGAACTGCGTAACGAAGTTCAAAGCAATGGGATAAGAAATGGATACTTAATGGCTGTAGCACCTAATTCATCAACATCTATTATCGCGGGTTCTACTGCAAGTATTGATCCGATTTTCCGTAAGTTTTATTCAGAGGAAAAGAAAAACTATAAAATCCCGGTGACGGCACCAGATTTATCACCAGCAACAAACTGGTATTATAAGTCCGTTTATTTAATTGATCAGCACTGGAGCATTAAGCAAAACGCAAAGCGCCAGCGCCATATTGATCAATCCATTTCATTCAACTTATACGTACAAAACGATATCCGAGCAAAAGAACTGCTAGATCTTCATATGACGGCATGGAAAGAAAAGTTAAAAACGACCTACTACGTACGTTCAACATCAAGTGAAGTCATTGAAGAATGTGAAAGCTGTCATAGTTAA
- the menD gene encoding 2-succinyl-5-enolpyruvyl-6-hydroxy-3-cyclohexene-1-carboxylic-acid synthase, with protein sequence MEHIKSLTTYIASFVDELVEANVEEVVVSPGSRSTPIAMLMAEHPDIHVHLNIDERSAGFFALGIAKAKKKPVALVCTSGTAAANYYPAVIEAHYSRIPLVVITADRPHELRDIGAPQAINQNHLFGQYAKWFVDTALPEESADMNRYIRTVASRAVHTAQAIPSGPVHINVPLREPIVPDLSIEDLWSQGKRGKSYVAAIHGEASLSEKGFEEIAKRLEGTTNGLIICGDQMSLKAVDSVCRLADTLSFPVLADPLSQLRSGKHSKENVIETYDTFLKSDKVDERFHPEVVIRFGAMPVSKPLLQFLKAHEPNEMFVVDQGKGWRDPTLRSTVMIEADDTLFCEELIKRLSANQEESTSWLSLWKKINAQTAQALRTLTSGQEWFEGQVVQEIVDVVPEGTALFAGNSMPVRDIDSFFLNTEKDIPLFVNRGANGIDGVVSSALGVSTAYDHTVLFIGDLSFYHDLNGLLAAKMHNLNLTVVLVNNDGGGIFSFLPQSKQEKHFEFLFGTPTGLNFEHATRLYDGTFSSASSWEEFRHAMNHAFTKGGLHVVEIRTTRTENVETHRSLWKLVSEEINLSNGEE encoded by the coding sequence GTGGAACACATTAAATCATTAACAACGTATATTGCGTCATTCGTGGATGAATTAGTAGAAGCAAATGTTGAAGAAGTAGTGGTCAGTCCAGGGTCACGTTCAACGCCTATTGCGATGCTTATGGCTGAGCACCCTGATATTCATGTGCACTTAAATATTGATGAACGTTCCGCCGGCTTTTTTGCTCTAGGAATAGCAAAAGCAAAGAAAAAACCAGTGGCGCTTGTATGTACATCTGGAACAGCTGCAGCGAATTATTATCCTGCAGTAATTGAAGCTCACTACTCACGCATTCCTTTAGTAGTTATCACAGCGGATCGGCCGCATGAGTTAAGGGATATAGGTGCCCCGCAGGCAATTAATCAGAATCATCTTTTCGGTCAATATGCGAAGTGGTTTGTAGATACAGCTTTACCAGAAGAAAGTGCAGATATGAATCGTTATATTCGAACGGTAGCTTCAAGGGCTGTTCATACAGCTCAAGCTATACCGAGCGGTCCTGTACACATTAACGTACCTTTACGTGAACCGATTGTACCAGATTTGTCTATTGAAGATTTATGGAGTCAGGGGAAACGCGGTAAATCATATGTGGCTGCTATTCATGGAGAAGCATCTCTATCTGAAAAAGGATTCGAAGAAATTGCGAAGCGCTTAGAGGGAACAACAAATGGACTTATTATATGCGGAGATCAAATGTCTTTAAAAGCAGTAGACAGCGTATGCCGTTTAGCTGACACTTTAAGCTTTCCGGTGCTCGCAGATCCGTTATCACAATTAAGAAGCGGCAAGCATTCAAAAGAAAATGTAATAGAGACATATGATACATTTTTAAAAAGTGATAAGGTTGATGAGCGTTTTCACCCGGAAGTTGTCATTCGTTTTGGCGCGATGCCGGTATCGAAACCGCTATTGCAATTTTTAAAAGCACACGAGCCGAATGAAATGTTTGTAGTTGACCAAGGTAAAGGCTGGAGAGACCCTACTTTGCGTTCAACAGTGATGATTGAAGCCGATGATACATTATTTTGTGAAGAACTGATCAAGCGTCTTTCAGCGAATCAAGAGGAGTCTACTTCATGGCTGAGTCTGTGGAAAAAGATTAATGCTCAAACCGCACAGGCTCTGAGAACATTAACTTCTGGCCAGGAATGGTTTGAAGGACAGGTAGTTCAAGAAATTGTTGATGTAGTACCTGAAGGCACAGCTTTGTTTGCTGGAAATTCAATGCCTGTTCGAGATATTGATTCTTTCTTCTTAAATACGGAAAAAGATATTCCACTCTTTGTAAATCGGGGAGCAAATGGAATTGATGGTGTGGTTTCGTCTGCTCTAGGCGTAAGCACGGCTTACGATCACACCGTTTTATTTATTGGTGACCTATCGTTTTATCACGATTTAAATGGTCTGCTGGCAGCTAAAATGCATAATTTAAACTTAACCGTTGTGCTAGTTAACAATGACGGCGGAGGAATTTTTTCATTTTTACCGCAGTCAAAACAAGAAAAGCACTTTGAATTTTTATTCGGTACGCCAACTGGATTAAATTTTGAGCATGCCACTCGTCTGTATGATGGCACATTTTCCTCAGCAAGCAGCTGGGAAGAATTTCGACATGCAATGAACCATGCTTTCACAAAAGGCGGGTTGCATGTTGTAGAGATTCGTACAACTCGTACAGAAAATGTAGAGACTCATCGCAGTTTGTGGAAACTTGTTTCCGAGGAAATAAATTTGTCAAACGGTGAGGAATAA
- the menC gene encoding o-succinylbenzoate synthase, with amino-acid sequence MIIKKVHLYKIDMKLLSPFSTSYGTVQDRELILLEVEDEKGFTGWGEVVAFSSPWYTEETIHTCFHMLDDFLIPSLLHQHVQKPEDVQKLFKPLKRNNMAKAALDCAVWDLYAKRKNKPLAEVIGGVRPAVEAGVVVGLNDISIMKEQIKTYMKDGYKRFKVKIKPGADYELLKQIRDEFPSIPLMADANSAYTLSDSDSLKKLDELNLMMIEQPLSSDDILDHRLLQKQMKTPICLDESIVSYEDARHAIEQKSCKIINVKIGRVGGMSVAKQIHDLCAQHGVRLWVGGMLEAGISRAHNIALATLPSFTIPGDISASSRYWEKDIIKPEVEVEAGVIKVKEKPGIGYDIDKKFIKTITAFEKEYK; translated from the coding sequence ATGATTATAAAAAAAGTACATCTTTATAAAATTGACATGAAGCTTCTTTCTCCTTTTTCAACAAGCTATGGTACGGTGCAGGATCGAGAATTGATTTTGCTTGAAGTAGAAGATGAAAAAGGTTTTACGGGGTGGGGAGAGGTCGTTGCTTTTTCATCTCCTTGGTATACGGAAGAAACGATTCATACATGTTTTCATATGCTAGACGATTTTTTAATTCCTTCGCTTCTTCATCAGCACGTTCAAAAACCAGAGGACGTTCAAAAGCTATTCAAACCTCTAAAGCGAAACAACATGGCCAAAGCAGCTTTGGACTGTGCTGTATGGGATTTGTATGCAAAGCGGAAAAATAAGCCCTTAGCTGAAGTAATTGGCGGAGTAAGGCCTGCTGTAGAAGCTGGAGTGGTAGTTGGCTTAAATGATATTTCCATAATGAAAGAACAAATAAAGACTTACATGAAAGATGGCTATAAGCGCTTTAAAGTGAAAATTAAGCCGGGTGCTGACTATGAGCTACTGAAACAAATTCGAGATGAATTTCCAAGCATTCCTCTTATGGCTGATGCCAATTCAGCCTATACGTTAAGCGATAGTGATTCATTGAAGAAACTAGATGAATTGAATTTAATGATGATCGAACAGCCGTTAAGTTCTGATGATATCCTTGATCATCGATTGTTACAAAAGCAAATGAAGACGCCGATTTGCTTAGATGAAAGTATTGTGAGCTATGAAGATGCACGTCATGCCATCGAACAAAAAAGCTGTAAGATTATCAATGTGAAAATCGGTCGAGTTGGAGGAATGTCCGTAGCAAAGCAAATTCATGATTTATGCGCCCAGCATGGTGTAAGGCTTTGGGTTGGAGGAATGTTAGAAGCCGGGATTTCACGAGCTCATAACATCGCTCTTGCCACACTGCCTTCTTTCACGATACCAGGTGACATTTCTGCGTCGTCTCGCTATTGGGAAAAAGATATTATTAAGCCCGAAGTAGAGGTAGAAGCCGGAGTAATAAAGGTGAAGGAAAAACCGGGGATAGGATACGATATTGATAAAAAGTTTATCAAAACAATCACAGCATTTGAAAAAGAATACAAATAA